In Leptolyngbya sp. 'hensonii', the following are encoded in one genomic region:
- a CDS encoding antibiotic biosynthesis monooxygenase yields the protein MHALNQAEDPPVTVDIIQQVKPGCETEFEQVLSELIEAAQGFDGHLGVNIFRLTNHSNPEYRIVFKFDHLSHLSRWEDAPIRRQLLERTKRFTVGSSKWQKLTGLETWFTLSTQGAIVPPPRYKMLTVSFLAIFPLINLLNLVLQPLLNPLPAWLRGLIVTLVMLSLTTYVVMPRMTRLFAGWLYPKSKG from the coding sequence ATGCATGCGTTGAATCAAGCAGAGGACCCACCTGTAACGGTTGATATTATTCAACAGGTAAAGCCTGGTTGCGAGACTGAATTTGAGCAAGTTTTGAGCGAACTGATAGAAGCCGCTCAAGGATTTGATGGACATTTAGGCGTCAACATTTTTCGTCTGACCAATCACAGCAACCCAGAATATCGCATTGTTTTTAAGTTTGACCACTTGAGTCATTTAAGCCGCTGGGAAGACGCTCCCATTCGCCGCCAGTTACTGGAGCGGACCAAGCGCTTTACTGTTGGTTCTAGCAAGTGGCAAAAACTGACGGGACTGGAGACGTGGTTTACCCTTTCCACTCAAGGGGCGATCGTGCCCCCGCCTCGTTATAAGATGCTAACGGTCAGTTTCCTGGCGATCTTCCCGTTGATTAATCTCCTCAACCTGGTGCTACAGCCACTGCTTAACCCGCTACCAGCATGGCTGCGTGGTTTGATTGTAACGCTGGTGATGCTGTCGCTGACAACCTATGTTGTCATGCCACGGATGACCAGGCTATTTGCCGGATGGCTCTATCCAAAATCGAAAGGGTAA
- a CDS encoding MSMEG_0568 family radical SAM protein, translating to MNKQQLITQIQSQGLRLVEQDIGAAGRKGGAGPSDHKAVTIDGTTVMVPIYTGSAARSPYRVQLDAGSNRAMLHRGGEAIAPVSFPSQPRFYSLSTAEGIPYWKIALLHSQDVLATTVLQTCMRYRDSATVCQFCAIEKSLEADRTIARKTPDQLAEVAEAAMRLDGVKHLVMTTGTPHTRDRGAAYLTECAQAVKQRVNLPIQAQCEPPDDFIWFDRLRTAGVDSLGMHLEAITPAVRAKIMPGKAEVPLDYYFQAFETAVKVFGWGQVSTYLLAGLGDSLDALVEGCDRLIQLGVYPFVVPFVPISHTPLAHHPAPSSDFMVAVYQAVGTLLRQAGMSSTAIKAGCAKCGACSALSTFE from the coding sequence ATGAACAAGCAACAGTTAATTACCCAGATTCAGTCCCAGGGGCTGCGACTGGTTGAGCAGGACATCGGGGCAGCCGGTCGCAAAGGCGGAGCAGGGCCGTCCGATCACAAGGCCGTCACCATCGACGGCACAACGGTGATGGTACCCATCTACACCGGCAGCGCCGCCCGATCGCCCTATCGCGTTCAGTTAGACGCAGGCTCAAACCGGGCCATGCTCCATCGGGGAGGGGAGGCAATCGCCCCCGTCAGCTTTCCCTCCCAGCCCCGGTTTTACAGTCTCAGCACCGCCGAAGGCATTCCCTATTGGAAAATTGCCCTGCTGCACAGTCAGGATGTGCTGGCCACGACCGTGCTCCAGACTTGTATGCGGTATCGAGACTCTGCTACCGTTTGCCAGTTCTGTGCGATCGAAAAATCCCTGGAGGCCGATCGCACGATCGCCCGCAAAACCCCAGACCAACTGGCGGAGGTGGCTGAAGCTGCCATGCGCCTGGATGGGGTGAAGCACCTGGTTATGACCACCGGCACTCCCCACACCCGCGATCGGGGAGCCGCCTACCTGACCGAATGTGCCCAGGCTGTAAAGCAGCGGGTCAACTTGCCGATTCAGGCCCAGTGCGAACCCCCCGATGATTTTATCTGGTTCGATCGGCTGCGAACCGCTGGTGTGGATAGTTTAGGCATGCACCTGGAGGCGATCACCCCAGCAGTACGGGCAAAGATTATGCCAGGGAAAGCGGAAGTGCCCCTGGACTATTACTTTCAAGCCTTTGAAACTGCTGTCAAAGTCTTTGGTTGGGGTCAGGTGAGCACCTATCTCCTGGCCGGATTGGGGGATAGCCTGGACGCCCTGGTCGAGGGCTGCGATCGGCTGATCCAGTTGGGGGTTTATCCTTTTGTCGTCCCCTTTGTTCCCATCTCCCACACCCCCCTGGCCCACCATCCAGCCCCCAGCAGTGACTTCATGGTTGCGGTCTATCAGGCTGTAGGCACCCTGCTGCGGCAAGCCGGGATGTCTTCTACCGCGATTAAAGCCGGATGCGCCAAATGCGGAGCCTGTTCTGCCTTGTCCACCTTTGAATAG
- a CDS encoding MSMEG_0569 family flavin-dependent oxidoreductase, which produces MKTHYSVVIVGGGQAGLSMSYCLQEKGVEHIVLEKYRIAFEWQTRRWDSFCLVTPNWQCQLPGYPYPGDDPHGFMQRDEIVQYIESYAARFNLPVQEETAVLSVRQHEAQSGFELITSQGTYTADQVVIATGGYHRPRIPRMAERLPESIEQLHSSAYKNPAVLPDKAVLVVGTGQSGCQIAEDLHLAGKQVHLCVGGAPRSPRQYRGKDVVDWLDQMGYYDLSIEDHPQKEKVRTHTNHYLTGRDGGREINLRQFALEGMQLHGKLKQIKGNQLEFWDDLKQNLDQADAVAESIKKSIDTFIETQQIEAPIEAPYQPVWEPPDPLPHLDYEQADIGTVIWCTGFQSDFGWIQVPVFDGKGYPGHERGVTAVRGFYFLGLPWLYTWGSGRFSGVARDAQYLADYIVARRKMTASSAWSVVDEFLLGS; this is translated from the coding sequence ATGAAAACACATTATTCTGTTGTAATTGTGGGGGGTGGTCAGGCAGGGCTATCCATGAGCTATTGCTTACAAGAGAAAGGGGTGGAGCACATTGTTCTGGAGAAATATCGGATTGCCTTTGAATGGCAGACCCGACGATGGGATTCCTTCTGTCTGGTCACCCCTAACTGGCAATGCCAGTTACCCGGCTATCCCTATCCCGGCGATGATCCCCATGGCTTTATGCAAAGGGATGAAATCGTGCAATACATTGAGTCCTATGCTGCTCGATTTAATCTTCCAGTACAGGAAGAGACAGCAGTTCTCAGTGTTCGCCAGCATGAGGCGCAATCTGGTTTTGAGTTGATCACGTCTCAGGGAACTTATACGGCTGATCAGGTGGTGATTGCAACGGGGGGCTATCATCGGCCCAGAATTCCCAGGATGGCAGAGCGATTGCCGGAATCGATCGAGCAACTCCACTCCTCAGCTTACAAAAATCCTGCCGTACTCCCAGACAAAGCCGTGCTGGTTGTGGGGACGGGACAATCCGGCTGTCAGATTGCCGAAGATTTGCATCTGGCTGGGAAGCAAGTGCATCTCTGCGTGGGGGGAGCCCCCCGATCGCCCCGCCAGTATCGGGGCAAAGACGTGGTGGATTGGCTCGATCAAATGGGCTACTACGATTTATCGATCGAGGACCACCCCCAAAAAGAAAAGGTCAGAACCCATACCAACCACTATCTGACAGGTCGGGATGGGGGCCGGGAAATTAACTTGCGGCAGTTTGCCCTGGAGGGAATGCAATTGCATGGCAAGTTGAAGCAAATCAAGGGCAATCAACTCGAATTTTGGGACGACTTGAAGCAGAATTTAGATCAGGCTGATGCAGTGGCAGAAAGCATTAAAAAAAGCATTGACACCTTCATTGAAACCCAACAGATTGAAGCCCCAATCGAAGCGCCGTATCAGCCGGTTTGGGAACCACCAGACCCCTTACCCCATCTGGATTACGAGCAGGCTGATATTGGCACCGTGATCTGGTGTACTGGCTTTCAGTCTGACTTTGGCTGGATTCAGGTGCCGGTCTTTGATGGTAAAGGATATCCTGGTCATGAACGGGGGGTGACCGCCGTGCGGGGATTCTACTTCCTGGGCCTGCCCTGGTTATATACCTGGGGCTCTGGGCGGTTTTCTGGCGTTGCCAGGGATGCCCAGTATCTGGCGGATTACATCGTTGCCCGCAGGAAGATGACCGCCTCCAGTGCCTGGAGTGTCGTGGATGAGTTCTTGTTGGGATCGTAA
- a CDS encoding carbonic anhydrase: MNANHALEKLMAGNQRYVAGQLVHHHQSSKRIRAIATGQHPFAIILGCADSRVPPEIIFDQGLGDLFVIRVAGNILDDAILGSIEYAVKELGTSLVLVLGHERCGAVAATVKHAEVLGHISILLNAIQPAVDRVKHEPGDLLDNAVRANIKLVVEQLKSSLPVAELIQQNRVKIVGAQYNLDRGAVEMIT; this comes from the coding sequence ATGAACGCGAATCATGCTCTTGAAAAGCTCATGGCTGGCAACCAGCGCTATGTCGCTGGTCAACTGGTGCATCATCATCAATCTAGCAAACGAATACGAGCAATTGCCACCGGACAACACCCCTTTGCCATCATCTTAGGCTGTGCTGATTCTCGTGTGCCACCAGAGATTATCTTTGATCAGGGCTTGGGCGATCTGTTTGTGATTCGGGTAGCAGGAAACATTCTAGATGATGCGATTTTGGGTAGCATTGAATATGCAGTAAAGGAGTTGGGCACATCACTGGTCCTGGTGTTAGGACACGAACGATGTGGTGCAGTAGCAGCAACTGTTAAACATGCAGAAGTTTTGGGCCACATTAGCATTCTGCTCAATGCAATCCAACCAGCAGTAGACAGAGTCAAACATGAACCGGGCGATCTGCTCGATAATGCTGTACGGGCAAATATTAAGCTGGTGGTGGAACAGTTGAAATCTTCTCTGCCCGTTGCTGAGTTAATTCAGCAGAACAGAGTAAAAATTGTCGGAGCCCAATATAACCTTGATCGTGGTGCCGTTGAAATGATTACCTGA
- a CDS encoding gluconolactonase, whose translation MSTPTGLPPIFETTPIELAPSQIIAEFPVNTFLESIAIAPDNTLFIANHFAGHIIRIGPDQTPVTHAVISGKATGLAFLSDGDLLLTGWNEDGISTIFKVSSQGVVETLLTVPEALFFNGLTYLTGNRYVIADSYRGAIWELDAAQASIRIWLEHPLLARTAPDREIPAVNGLKIFSHVLYASNTEKQHIVRIPILDDAQPGEPTIFTNQVNIDDFAFDCNGTLYGTTHIYNSVVKVTPDGTVTTIAQAEQGMAGTTALAFGRTEPDQMSLYVVTNGGMSLPLPTGLESAKVIRLEVGAAGLPLI comes from the coding sequence ATGTCTACTCCAACCGGATTACCTCCTATCTTTGAAACCACTCCCATTGAGTTAGCGCCGAGTCAGATCATCGCAGAATTTCCAGTCAATACGTTCCTAGAAAGTATTGCGATCGCCCCTGACAATACGTTATTCATCGCCAACCACTTTGCAGGCCACATTATCCGCATCGGTCCCGATCAAACCCCAGTCACCCATGCAGTGATCTCAGGTAAAGCGACCGGTTTAGCGTTTCTCTCCGATGGGGATCTCCTACTGACGGGTTGGAATGAAGATGGGATTTCTACAATTTTTAAAGTTTCCTCCCAGGGGGTAGTAGAAACCCTGCTTACCGTACCAGAGGCCCTGTTCTTCAATGGACTCACCTATCTCACAGGGAATCGCTATGTGATTGCAGACTCCTATCGAGGGGCAATTTGGGAGCTAGATGCCGCCCAAGCCAGCATTCGCATTTGGCTGGAACATCCGCTCTTAGCCCGAACAGCGCCCGATCGAGAAATCCCTGCTGTCAATGGCCTCAAAATCTTCAGTCATGTGCTGTATGCCTCGAATACTGAAAAGCAGCACATTGTTCGGATTCCAATTCTGGACGATGCTCAACCGGGCGAACCCACAATTTTTACCAATCAAGTTAACATTGACGACTTTGCATTTGATTGCAACGGGACTTTATACGGCACCACTCACATTTACAACAGTGTGGTTAAGGTTACGCCTGATGGTACAGTCACCACGATCGCACAGGCAGAACAAGGCATGGCAGGAACTACAGCCCTGGCATTTGGTCGTACAGAGCCAGACCAGATGAGTCTCTATGTGGTGACGAATGGGGGCATGTCTCTACCCTTACCCACAGGACTTGAATCTGCAAAAGTTATCCGACTTGAAGTGGGTGCTGCAGGGTTGCCGCTGATCTGA
- a CDS encoding sll0787 family AIR synthase-like protein, whose protein sequence is MLDALAAQLHRSLGLLHKQDIQLIAKHLPNSPSPFPPGDDCAVIPDGEGYLLLAAEGMMPFLVEREPWFAGWCAVMVNVSDIYAMGGRPIAVVDTLWSSSPDQSQRLLEGMQAAAHTYQVPIVGGHTNGHSPYNALSVAILGRATHLLTSFAAQPGDRLLMAIDLRGKMHPQYPFWNAATNADPVRLRADLALLPHLAEAQWCRAGKDISNGGTIGTLLMLLETSGCGAILNLDRIPIPPDVALEQWLVCFPSYGFLLSVPAEHGAAVKTLFADRHLVCADIGEITASSQLLLHHQEASIVFWDLSEHPLTGFSPPPGIKDSPCI, encoded by the coding sequence ATGCTAGATGCATTAGCAGCCCAACTCCACCGATCACTGGGCCTGCTCCACAAGCAAGATATTCAGCTCATTGCGAAACACCTGCCCAATTCTCCCTCCCCCTTTCCGCCTGGTGATGATTGTGCCGTTATTCCAGATGGGGAGGGATACCTGCTCCTGGCTGCCGAGGGGATGATGCCTTTCCTGGTAGAGCGGGAACCCTGGTTTGCGGGCTGGTGCGCTGTCATGGTCAATGTCAGTGATATCTATGCCATGGGGGGACGACCGATCGCGGTCGTGGATACACTCTGGAGTTCCTCTCCAGACCAGAGTCAGCGCCTGCTGGAGGGGATGCAGGCTGCCGCCCATACCTATCAGGTGCCGATCGTTGGGGGACATACGAACGGGCACAGCCCCTACAATGCTCTTTCAGTAGCCATCCTGGGACGAGCCACCCACCTGCTCACCAGTTTTGCGGCCCAACCGGGCGATCGGCTGCTGATGGCGATCGACCTGCGGGGGAAAATGCATCCCCAATACCCCTTCTGGAACGCAGCCACCAACGCCGATCCGGTGCGCCTGCGGGCCGACCTGGCCCTCCTGCCTCACCTGGCAGAAGCCCAGTGGTGTCGGGCGGGCAAAGACATCAGCAACGGAGGGACGATCGGCACCCTGCTGATGTTACTGGAAACCTCCGGTTGTGGGGCCATTCTCAATCTGGATAGGATTCCCATTCCCCCCGACGTAGCGCTAGAGCAATGGTTGGTCTGCTTTCCCAGCTATGGCTTCCTGCTCAGCGTCCCTGCCGAGCATGGGGCGGCGGTGAAAACCCTCTTTGCCGATCGCCACCTGGTCTGTGCCGACATTGGTGAAATCACGGCCTCATCCCAACTGCTCCTCCACCATCAGGAGGCCTCGATCGTGTTCTGGGATCTGTCCGAGCACCCGTTGACCGGTTTCTCTCCACCGCCTGGGATAAAGGACAGTCCGTGCATTTAA
- a CDS encoding MSMEG_0567/Sll0786 family nitrogen starvation N-acetyltransferase codes for MSLNEGSDSPYLFKLARSTAEIDAYFDLRQLIFCQEQQLFETGDEDGFDAIAYPIIAMARESHQVVGVVRIYEPEPGLWYGGRLGTHPSYRKGWQIGKGLIEKAVTTANTWGCRQFLATVQQQNVRFFQRLHWRSMQELTICDRPHHLMEADLNYYPPGDELRPSLNLIKAS; via the coding sequence GTGTCTTTGAATGAAGGGTCGGATTCGCCCTATCTGTTTAAGCTGGCCCGATCGACCGCAGAAATTGACGCTTACTTCGATCTGCGGCAACTCATTTTCTGTCAGGAACAACAACTATTTGAAACCGGGGATGAGGATGGATTCGATGCGATCGCCTATCCCATTATCGCCATGGCCCGCGAGAGTCATCAGGTCGTGGGGGTGGTTCGCATTTATGAGCCTGAACCGGGACTCTGGTATGGCGGGCGTCTGGGCACCCATCCCAGTTACCGCAAGGGCTGGCAGATTGGCAAAGGATTGATTGAAAAAGCTGTGACAACCGCCAATACCTGGGGCTGTCGCCAGTTTCTGGCGACGGTGCAACAGCAAAATGTTAGGTTCTTCCAGCGGCTGCACTGGCGATCGATGCAGGAGCTGACGATCTGCGATCGGCCCCATCACTTGATGGAAGCGGATTTGAACTACTATCCCCCTGGGGACGAACTACGGCCATCCCTGAACCTGATCAAAGCTTCCTAG
- a CDS encoding Nit6803 family nitrilase, translating into MDDSRTVRAAAVQISPVLFSREGTTEKVIQAIAQAAQAGAQLVVFPETFIPYYPYFSFVQPPVLMGKEHMRLYEEAVEVPGPVTAAIAQAARTHSIVVVLGVNERDHGSLYNTQILFDADGSLLLKRRKITPTYHERMVWGQGDGAGLTVLDTAVGRVGALACWEHYNPLARFALMAQHEQIHCAQFPGSLVGQIFTDQIEVTIRHHALEAGCFVVNATGWLSPDQVAQITPDETLQKVLSGGCYTAIIGPEGIPLCPPITAGEGMAIADLDFALITKRKRMMDCVGHYSRPDLLQLQITTSPWSVVSPSPASNSLHLSPPEHNGQIHEQATVNYPDSVPGAATG; encoded by the coding sequence ATGGATGACTCACGTACAGTTCGGGCAGCAGCAGTCCAGATCAGCCCGGTCCTGTTCAGTCGGGAAGGCACCACCGAAAAGGTGATCCAGGCGATCGCCCAGGCGGCCCAAGCCGGAGCCCAACTGGTGGTCTTTCCCGAAACCTTCATTCCCTACTATCCCTATTTCTCGTTTGTGCAACCGCCCGTGTTGATGGGCAAGGAGCACATGCGGCTGTACGAAGAGGCGGTTGAGGTGCCAGGGCCAGTAACAGCGGCGATCGCCCAGGCCGCCCGCACCCACAGCATCGTCGTTGTCCTGGGGGTGAATGAGCGGGATCACGGATCGCTGTACAACACTCAGATCCTCTTTGATGCCGACGGCTCCCTGCTACTAAAACGGCGCAAGATCACGCCGACTTACCATGAGCGCATGGTTTGGGGTCAGGGAGATGGGGCGGGTCTGACGGTACTGGATACGGCGGTGGGGAGAGTCGGTGCCCTGGCCTGCTGGGAGCATTACAATCCCTTAGCTCGATTTGCCCTGATGGCCCAGCATGAGCAGATTCACTGTGCCCAATTCCCTGGTTCCCTGGTGGGCCAGATCTTCACCGACCAGATTGAAGTCACCATCCGCCATCATGCCCTGGAGGCCGGTTGTTTTGTCGTCAACGCCACCGGATGGCTGAGTCCGGATCAGGTGGCCCAGATTACCCCCGATGAGACGCTGCAAAAGGTTCTGAGCGGGGGCTGTTACACGGCCATCATCGGTCCAGAGGGAATACCCCTGTGCCCCCCGATTACGGCAGGAGAAGGGATGGCGATCGCGGATTTAGACTTCGCCCTGATTACCAAACGCAAACGCATGATGGATTGCGTCGGGCACTACTCCCGGCCCGATTTACTGCAATTGCAGATCACTACCAGCCCCTGGTCAGTGGTAAGCCCATCCCCTGCCTCAAATTCCCTCCACCTATCTCCGCCAGAACACAACGGACAGATCCATGAACAAGCAACAGTTAATTACCCAGATTCAGTCCCAGGGGCTGCGACTGGTTGA
- a CDS encoding winged helix-turn-helix transcriptional regulator: MSVAETQHLVYFNFTQLLMKYGCPVEVTLKRMGGKWKSVILWWLRQNPKSFGELKHLIPGISSKVLTQQLRELEEDGLVHRENYREVPRRVEYSITPFGATLRPIVELMCEWGKNQMPEFRFGLLDLTGLRVLVMSPEMDDFLRSELESRGVQVAIATSISRALTDFDQIQPQALVIDTELPDNQAYTLIRHIKALEPAPAQKIATIALTPATRFGDRRQALRSGFQVCLTKPVDTAELAASLASLVGFLNG, from the coding sequence TTGAGCGTAGCCGAAACCCAGCATTTAGTTTACTTTAATTTCACCCAACTACTTATGAAGTATGGTTGCCCAGTTGAAGTGACTCTGAAGCGCATGGGGGGAAAGTGGAAAAGTGTAATTCTCTGGTGGCTACGACAAAATCCGAAGAGCTTTGGAGAATTGAAACACCTGATCCCTGGGATTTCGTCCAAGGTTTTAACGCAGCAGTTACGGGAATTAGAAGAAGATGGTCTGGTGCATCGAGAAAACTATCGGGAAGTTCCTCGACGGGTCGAGTACAGCATTACCCCCTTCGGAGCAACGCTCAGGCCCATTGTTGAGCTGATGTGCGAATGGGGAAAAAATCAAATGCCTGAATTTCGCTTTGGGTTACTGGACTTGACCGGCTTGCGTGTTCTGGTTATGAGTCCTGAAATGGATGATTTTTTGCGTTCAGAACTGGAATCTCGCGGGGTGCAAGTTGCGATCGCGACCTCCATCAGCAGGGCATTAACCGATTTCGACCAGATACAGCCCCAGGCCCTGGTGATTGATACCGAACTGCCAGATAACCAGGCTTACACCCTGATTCGTCACATCAAAGCGCTTGAGCCAGCCCCAGCCCAGAAAATTGCGACGATCGCCCTTACCCCGGCTACAAGGTTTGGCGATCGCAGGCAGGCTCTGCGCTCTGGTTTCCAGGTTTGCCTGACCAAGCCTGTGGACACAGCAGAATTGGCGGCATCCCTGGCTAGCTTAGTGGGGTTCCTTAACGGGTAG
- a CDS encoding MSMEG_0572/Sll0783 family nitrogen starvation response protein: MPEVTTPAHQTGDFFVDYEEKVFPDVKAEPGEKALVTFHTVAFEGSIGFVNLLQALRLLRKGFETSVLLYGPGVTLGVQRGFPKLGDTAFPGHQNFNDQIGKFMAEGGKVYACRFALQALYGHGEPSLIPGIRPINPLDVLDLILLHRKDNAFILDTWTL, translated from the coding sequence ATGCCTGAAGTAACCACGCCCGCCCATCAGACTGGCGATTTCTTTGTGGATTACGAAGAGAAAGTTTTTCCCGATGTCAAAGCTGAACCCGGCGAGAAGGCACTGGTCACTTTCCACACTGTTGCCTTTGAAGGCTCGATCGGGTTTGTGAATTTGCTCCAGGCCCTGCGGCTACTCCGCAAAGGCTTTGAAACCTCTGTGTTGCTCTATGGACCGGGAGTGACCTTAGGGGTGCAGCGGGGCTTTCCTAAGCTGGGGGATACAGCCTTTCCTGGGCACCAAAACTTTAATGACCAGATCGGCAAATTTATGGCCGAAGGGGGCAAGGTCTATGCCTGCCGCTTTGCCCTGCAGGCCCTCTATGGCCATGGTGAACCTTCCTTGATTCCCGGTATCCGTCCGATCAATCCGCTGGATGTGCTGGATCTGATTCTGCTGCATCGCAAGGATAACGCCTTCATTCTGGATACCTGGACGCTTTAA